A genomic stretch from Setaria italica strain Yugu1 chromosome VII, Setaria_italica_v2.0, whole genome shotgun sequence includes:
- the LOC101776703 gene encoding wiskott-Aldrich syndrome protein homolog 1-like yields the protein MVPARNLQQLHRDAHATPCAAAAAGIGVTTAPPSHMAQEPIDQHHHEPSKPPPLPPPQERQADHHHEARARGEAPEPLALRPLQTAGSHHQEAAGTSGSSSSGGSSSGNGGAGDWLRLGLAPSSPRAGAGAGAAGSQLGAFADRAAGPPPLLLSSQPQPRRTATAEALPGMGVPPGSFLRQAAPGIPQASITLPVPRAGPPWLPPWSPAAAPPPPLIPFGHRAFYTPGAGASGLDAIRVVLPPSAVAAAAGVWFALQAAPHQGREPFLPQIPRSYLRIKDGRVTVRLLIKYLAGKLGLEDESEVEITCRGRPLPAFLTLQHVRDGIWCQGDAAVSPSVVAPDMPAAANHVMVLQYGRRP from the exons atGGTCCCGGCTCGGAACCTGCAGCAGCTCCACCGCGACGCGCATGCcacgccctgcgccgccgccgcagcgggcATCGGCGTGACCACGGCGCCGCCGAGCCACATGGCCCAGGAGCCCATCGACCAGCACCACCACGAGCcgtccaagccgccgccgctgccgccgccgcaggagagGCAGGCGGACCACCACCACGAGGCCCGCGCCAGGGGGGAGGCTCCCGAGCCGCTGGCGCTGCGGCCGCTCCAGACCGCCGGCAGCCACCACCAGGAGGCCGCGGGcaccagcggcagcagcagcagcggcgggagcAGTAGCGGaaacggcggcgccggggactGGCTCCGGCTCGGCCTCGCCCCGTCGtccccccgcgccggcgccggcgccggcgccgcgggctCGCAGCTCGGCGCCTTCGCGGACCGCgcggcggggccgccgccgttgctgctgtcgtcgcagccgcagccgcggaggacggcgacggcggaggcgttGCCGGGCATGGGCGTGCCGCCGGGTTCCTTCCTTCGCCAGGCCGCGCCCGGCATTCCGCAGGCGTCGATAACCCTGCCCGTGCCGCGCGCCGGGCCGCCCTGGCTGCCGCCATggagccccgcggcggcgccaccgccgccgctgatcCCGTTCGGGCACCGCGCCTTCTAcacgcccggcgccggcgcctccggCCTCGACGCGATCAGGGTCGTCCTGCcgccgtccgccgtcgccgcggccgccggcgtctgGTTCGCGCTCCAGGCCGCGCCCCACCA AGGGAGGGAGCCATTCTTGCCTCAGATTCCGAGGAGCTACCTACGGATCAA GGACGGGAGGGTGACGGTGCGGCTGCTGATCAAGTACCTCGCCGGCAAGCTTGGGTTGGAGGACGAATCGGAG GTGGAGATCACGTGCCGAGGGCGACCGCTCCCCGCGTTCCTGACCCTGCAGCATGTCCGAGACGGCATCTGGTGCCagggcgacgccgccgtctcGCCGTCGGTGGTGGCGCCGGACATGCCAGCCGCCGCTAACCACGTCATGGTTTTGCAGTACGGCAGAAGACCGTAG